The sequence GGTACGATTGAAGCAAGGACAGCAGGCGGACGAGTGGAGACTGTAACGTTTGAAAATAAAACATTGTCAGGCCGAGAAGTCCGGGAAGCGCTTGAACTGGATTCATCTGATTTTTCATGGCATGTAAGCAATGGCCAAGTCGTCATACAAACGAAAGGCTGGGGACATGGCGTTGGTATGAGCCAGTATGGAGCAAACGGGATGGCCCAAGAAGGAAAAACGTACAAAGACATTGTCCAATATTTCTACAAAGATGTCGAAATTGACAGCATGGACGAACTTGTCCCGACTAGTTAATACATGCAAGCCGATTGCAACACGATTCATAGAGTAGAAGCCAGCAGCCTGTGACAAGGGCTGCTGGCTTTTTCGGCAGCGGCGGTGTGGCGCGAATAGCTTTGGAAAAATTTTTTCCTTTGCCATGTATATATTTCTAGCAAAGTGCTCAGAATGGTTGGCAGAGGTGATGAGAAATGAAAGAAGAAAAAAATTCTTCTAAAAAAGTCGATATCCAAAGTTTTATGCGCAAACGTTGGGTTATGCCTGCTGCTTATTTGGTTGTTGGCGCCGGTCTCTTAAGTGCTGTTTTCTTTTTGCAAAATGGGGAGGATAGCGCAGATCCGGAAGAAATGCCAGTACAAGAGCAGGAAAATCAGCAAGATGAGCCAACTGTTCCTGTTAATGTCGGCGATGAGACATTGCACATGCCCGTTGCGAACGAATCTGAATTTGAGCAAGTAGGATTCTTTTACGATCCAGAAGCCGATGCACAAGAGCAAGAACAAGCGCTTGTATTTTATGACAATGTTTACCGCCAAAATAAAGGGATTGATCTAGCAAGCAAAGACCAAGAAACATTCCCTGTTCAGGCGGCAATGAGTGGCACGGTTACGAAAGCGATGAAGGATTCTGTCCTCGGTTATGTAGTTGAAGTCGATCATGGCAATGGCATCACCACTCACTACTCTAGTTTAGAAGGCATTGAAGCTGAACAAGGCGCAGAAATTAGCCAAGGCGATGTAATCGGTAACGCTGGAAGCAATGTGTATGATGAGGAAGCAGGCGTGCATGTTCACTTTGAAATCCGCAAAGACGGAGTGGCCATGAACCCTTACGATGCGTTTAACAAATCACTAGAAGACATCAATGATGCGTTTCCTTTAGGCGAAAAGGATAAGAAAGGCAAAGAGAACGAAAAGCCTGATGAAAATGACAAAGCCAAGGAAAACGAAAATGATAAAGCCAAGGATAATGAAAAAGACGGTGACTCTAAGAAAGATAAAGACGAGAACGACAAGCCGGCTGAAAATAAGCCAAATGAAATCGAAGAGTAAACCTTTGAGCGCCTAAAAAGGTGCTCTGAGGTTGTCGACAACGTCGACAAAATCGTCCAGACTGATAGAAAACGCTTGTCAGCCGAGGCGCAAAACCGAGTGAAGATACGAATAGAACGTGGGTTCATGAGTAGATGAACGAGGTGAGCAACGAAGGATGCGAGCGTTTGTCTACAGTCTGTGAGCGCCTAAAAAGGTGCTCTTTTTGTTTACTGTTTTCATGCTCCTTGATGTGCAGGACTTTGTTCTTGAGAGGAAAGCCACTCCGTGCTAGACTAGAGTAAAATGATCGCACAAATGCGCCTAGGGTTCCGCTTCATTTGTAAGGGCTGGTCCGAGAGGTGCACACGGCGTCTGCCGTGACACGGAGGGATAAAAGCCCGGGAGACATTCTACGAATAGCTCCTGGGCTTTTTGTGTGCGTAAGAAGTGGAGGATCAAATGAGTAAACACTGGATATTCATTGTTGTGGCCGCTTGTTTTGAGATCGGCTGGGTCATCGGGCTGAAACATGCCTCAACGATTATGGAATGGGGTTTAACCGTAGTGGCGATACTTGCAAGCTTTGTCCTGCTAATTGCCGCTACAGCAAGGCTGCCTGTTGCGACCGCCTATGCCGTTTTTGTCGGGCTAGGTACGGCAGGGACGGTTATCGCAGAAACACTCCTGTTTGGTGAGCCATTTGAGCTAGTCAAGGCACTATTAATCGGTTTGCTATTAACTGGCGTCATCGGCTTAAAACTGGTTACGCCAGGGGAGAAACCTAAACCGGAAAAAGGAGTAAGTTAAGATGGCTTGGGTGTATGTGATTGTGGCTGGTTTGTTAGAGATGTTTGGTTTGGCGATGATGAACCGTTTTAAGCTCGAAAAAAAGCTGTTGCCATTGGTGTTGCTTGTCATTGGTTTTTCGGCGAGTTTCTTCCTTTTGTCACTCGCAATGGAAACATTGCCTATGGGCACAGTTTATGCTGTGTGGACGGGAATAGGGGCTTTTGGAGGAGCGGCAATCGGCATGTTTGTTTATGGCGAACCGAAAACCGCTTCAAGGATTTTTTTCATTTTCCTAATATTAGGTTCGGTCATTGCTTTAAAAGCAGTTAGTTAACCAAACGAACATAGAGCCTTGTATCGGGAAAAACATTTTTGGGTTTTTCTTTTTGTACACTTGATAAAACGTGTTCGTGGAAATGAAAGGAAGCATGCCAAAGAGTCAAGAAATAAAGCTTGACCTATGAAAAGATGGTATAACGAGGACGCCTCCCTAATACACTTTACCAATCACCCATACAGAATTAGGGAGGCGAGTCGTGTGCACGATTACATCAAAGAGCGAACTATCAAGATTGGCAAGTACATTGTTGAGACGAAAAAAACGGTGCGAACCATCGCAAAGGAATTTGGCGTCTCAAAAAGTACTGTACACAAGGATCTCACCGAACGTTTGCCGGAAATCAATCCAGAGCTTGCAAATGACGTAAAGGAGATACTTGAGTACCACAAGTCCATTCGCCACTTGCGGGGCGGTGAAGCGACAAAAGTCAAATACAAGAAGACAATTGAAGTGGGAGACCAGCCAATCGTAAAATCACGGCAATAAAATTTCGACAAATTCTTCTTTTCTCCTGTGTTTATGGTACTATTTATACTAGGCATATGTGCGCGTTTCAATTAACCTATACGTTTGTTCGATACATACTTAAATTCATCTAGGCGCACAACTATTCGTTACTATTTACTGTTAAGGAGAATAAGGAGGAAATCGATGTATGTTTGGCCGTGATATTGGAATTGACTTAGGGACAGCGAATGTGCTTATTTATGTGAAAGGCAGTGGGATTGTATTAGATGAGCCTTCTGTCGTTGCTCTTGATACGACAACAAACCGCGTCCTTGCTGTTGGAGAAGAAGCGTTTCGCATGGTTGGACGGACACCAGGAAACATTGTAGCCATTCGGCCGATGAAGGATGGCGTCATTGCAAACTTTGAGATGACAGAGTCAATGTTAAAGCACTTTATGGATAAAATTCAAGTAAAGGGTTTTCTTTCAAAGCCGCGGATTTTAATTTGTTGCCCTACGAATATTACGTCAGTTGAGCAAAAAGCGATTCGCCAGGCAGCGGAAAAGAGCGGCGGAAAGAATGTCTATTTGGAAGAGGAACCAAAAGTGGCGGCCATAGGAGCTGGGATGGATATTTTCCAGCCGAGCGGTAATATGGTCGTCGATATAGGTGGCGGCACAACGGATGTAGCAGTGCTATCGATGGGTGATGTTGTCACCGCCTCTTCCATCAAGGTGGCAGGGGATCGTTTTGATTCTGACATTTTATCGTACATAAAAAAAGAGTACAAACTGTTAATTGGAGAACGAACATCTGAAGAAATAAAAAAGCAAGTGGCTACTGTTTTTCCTGGTGCACGTTCGGAGGAAATGGATATCAGAGGTCGCGATATGATAAGTGGCTTGCCGCGTAACATCACGATTTCGACGAAAGAAATTGAAAAGGCATTAGTAGAGTCCGTTGAATACATTGTCCAGGCGGCTAAGCAAGTATTAGAAAAAACACCTCCAGAGTTGTCTGCCGATATTATTGATAAGGGCGTAATGTTAACAGGAGGCGGAGCGCTGTTGCATGGGATGGATACGCTGCTTGCAGAAGAATTAAAGATCCCTGTACTAATTGCAGAAGAGCCAATGCATTGCGTGGCCAGGGGAACAGGAATCATTTTAGAAAACTTGGACAAGATGTCCAGTAAAAAAGTTCAGTTGTAAAGGAGGGACGGGATGTTAAAAGGGCTTTACACAGCAACAAGTGGAATGCTTGCTGCCCAATACCGCCAAGATATGCTAGCCAATAATTTAGCCAACGCCCAAACGCCTGGCTATAAAGCAGAGCAATCGGTTTCCAGAGCTTTTCCAACGTTTTTAATGGAAGCGCAAAGCATTTCTAAGGCAGGCACTGTGCAAAAACAAGGGCTTGGCAGTTTATCAACAGCCGTTTATTTGCAGGAGCAACAAACCAATGCCCGGCAAGGCGATATTCAAGAAACAGGCAATACGACCGATTTAGCGCTTCTCCAAACGGGACTTGAGGAGAATAACGCTGTCTTTTTTGCCGTGATGACGGAAAATGGCGTACGGTATACGCGCAACGGGGACTTGCAAGTGGATAGCCAAGGGCGGCTAGCGACTGCAGGGGGGCATTTGCTCCAAAGTACAGAAGGCGGACCGATCCAAGTCGACTCAGAGTCATTCTCAGTCGATGAAAGTGGTGCTGTTGTCGTAGCTGGCGAAAACCGGGGAACAATAGAAATCGTACTAGCTGACAACGCCAATGAGTTAGAACGGGAAGGAGACGGCTTGTATATGCTGGAAAATGGAGAGTTGCCAAGCGCCCACGGCAATCCAGCAATTGATTTTTCCATTCGCCAGGCAGCGATTGAACGCAGCAACGTTGACACAGCGTCATCAATGAACGCTATGCTTAGCGCTTACCGATTATTTGAAGCGAACCAAAAAGTGGTGCAGGCATATGACCAAAGTATGGACAAAGCAGTTAATGAGGTAGGACGTTTAACATAGGGGAGGACGATCAATGAGTATTGGGCATACAGCCGCAGCTACGCTTTCACAGCTGCAAGCAAAGATTGACACGATTTCCAACAATATGGCCAATGCGGAAACAACGGGCTTTAAACGGCGGTCTGCTTCGTTTGCGGATGTCTTGACTTCAGAGTATTTGAACCAACCTAATGAAAACAGGCAGACGCCCCATGGCTTGCGAGTCGGCACAGGCGCAAAGTTAGCACAAACGCAAATTCAACTAGAACAAGGCACGTTACGTGAAACAGGGCGTGCGCTCGATTTTGCCTTGACCGAAGCGGATCTCTTCTATAACATTGAGACCGTAGCAGGCACGAGGCTCACGCGCGACGGTACGTTTTACTTTTCTCCACAAGCAGTGGGCAACGGCTTGGAACTCGTAACGAGCGACGGCAACCGTGTGCTTGACAGCGACGGAGAGGCGATTGTCATGCCAGGGGATACGGTTTCCTTGGAATGGAGGGACGGCAATTTGTTTGCCCAACTCGGCAACGGAGGCGAACAGCAAGTTGGTTCTTTTGCGCTGACACGCGTGCTGCGGCCGCAAACACTTGAATCCGCAGGCAACAATTTGTATGTTCTTCCGGAGCTTCCAGGCGTTTCAGAAGAAGTGGAGGCCGCAGACGAGCATATGAAACAAAACATGCTCGAACAAGCCAATGTCGACTTAGGCTTGGAAATGGCTGAATTGATGGAGACGCAGCGCCTATTGCAATTTCAAGCGAGGGCTTACTCGTTTGCAGATGATATGGCTGGTTTAGCGAACAACATTCGCCGTTAATGGAGTGAGGAGGTGGCGTGCTTGGCTCAAGACGGACAAACAAAAAAAGCAGATGAGCCTTTGCAACAAGGCGAGGAACCATACGATGTTGAAACAGAGCAGGCAGCTGGACGCCTTGATGTGTCGCCAAGTGCCACCCCTGATAAAACAGACGACCCGACAGAAGAGCGAGAAGAAAGGCACGCCGCTGATCTCTACAAACGTGAACGGATTCGCCTGTTCCCTATTTGGCTGCGCCTGATTGTCGTGATTGTGCTGGCAGGCGCATGTTTGCTTTGTGGGCTTGTCATCGGTTTTGGCGTCATAGGCGAAGGGGAGAATATGTGGGATGTCCTCGATCCCGATCTTTGGTACCGGATTATCGATAATATTCAAGGAGACTGAGAAAAACGCAGTCTCCTTTTTTGTATGAATACGTCCTTCTTTCGCATACTAACAGAAAAAGAAGGGGGTGTCCGTGTGCCGTTTTTTTTACATAAGAAAAAGAAACAGCCGACATTTCCCGTACTTACTACTCTTGCGGAAGTTTTGCAAGCGGCAAAGCAATCAAGCGATTTTGTGGAACAAGTGGAAGCAAGTAAGGATGGGGAGCCGATTCATGTCTACTATTATCAATCTTTAATAGACATGGAGCGGATTGCCCCAAATGTGCTTCATCCCCTTAAACAGGTCGACGGCATTTCCAACAAAGCATTAAAAGAAGCATTATATAGCACCGAGATGGAACAGCTTGGGGACGCAATGGAAATAGAAAAGCGGCTCTTAAAAGGGAGCGTGCTTATTTCTTTTAAGGAAAATGGGGCACGGCAAAACTGGTTAGTTGATTTGGCTTATATGAAAGGCCGGGAAATGAATGTCCCAGAAATTGAATTCAGTGTATTTGGCTCGAAGGAGTCGTTTATTGAAGCAGTGGAAACGAATCTAGCGTTGCTGCGCAAAAGAATCCCTTCGTCTGATTTGCACATGGTTAAATTCGTCGTTGGAAGCGAAACGAAAACGGACGTATACGTCATCTACTGTGCCTCGATTGCCAATGAAGAAAATGTCCAAACGGTAAAGCAACGAATCAAAGGCTTGCAAATTGATCAAGTTCCTGATTCATCGACGATTTTACAAGTGATTCAAGATAATAACTATTCGGTATTCCCACAGCTCGTCGATACAGAACGCCCTGATCGGACGGCGGGGGCATTGCTTGAAGGAAAAGTAGCCGTGCTCGCAGATGGAGCGCCGCAAGCATTGCTTGCCCCGGTGACGGCGCTGGAATTTATTGTCGCCTTTGAGGATTATTTATTGTCTTGGCATACAGCCTCTATGCTCCGGATTATTCGGATAGGCGCTGTTTTGTTTTCCATTTTTGCGACACCGTTGTATGTGGCTGTATTATCCTACCATCCGGAAATGATTCCCCAGGATTTGTTTGCGACACTTG is a genomic window of Shouchella clausii containing:
- a CDS encoding M23 family metallopeptidase; this translates as MKEEKNSSKKVDIQSFMRKRWVMPAAYLVVGAGLLSAVFFLQNGEDSADPEEMPVQEQENQQDEPTVPVNVGDETLHMPVANESEFEQVGFFYDPEADAQEQEQALVFYDNVYRQNKGIDLASKDQETFPVQAAMSGTVTKAMKDSVLGYVVEVDHGNGITTHYSSLEGIEAEQGAEISQGDVIGNAGSNVYDEEAGVHVHFEIRKDGVAMNPYDAFNKSLEDINDAFPLGEKDKKGKENEKPDENDKAKENENDKAKDNEKDGDSKKDKDENDKPAENKPNEIEE
- a CDS encoding DMT family transporter gives rise to the protein MSKHWIFIVVAACFEIGWVIGLKHASTIMEWGLTVVAILASFVLLIAATARLPVATAYAVFVGLGTAGTVIAETLLFGEPFELVKALLIGLLLTGVIGLKLVTPGEKPKPEKGVS
- a CDS encoding DMT family transporter — encoded protein: MAWVYVIVAGLLEMFGLAMMNRFKLEKKLLPLVLLVIGFSASFFLLSLAMETLPMGTVYAVWTGIGAFGGAAIGMFVYGEPKTASRIFFIFLILGSVIALKAVS
- the spoIIID gene encoding sporulation transcriptional regulator SpoIIID, translated to MHDYIKERTIKIGKYIVETKKTVRTIAKEFGVSKSTVHKDLTERLPEINPELANDVKEILEYHKSIRHLRGGEATKVKYKKTIEVGDQPIVKSRQ
- a CDS encoding rod shape-determining protein; translated protein: MFGRDIGIDLGTANVLIYVKGSGIVLDEPSVVALDTTTNRVLAVGEEAFRMVGRTPGNIVAIRPMKDGVIANFEMTESMLKHFMDKIQVKGFLSKPRILICCPTNITSVEQKAIRQAAEKSGGKNVYLEEEPKVAAIGAGMDIFQPSGNMVVDIGGGTTDVAVLSMGDVVTASSIKVAGDRFDSDILSYIKKEYKLLIGERTSEEIKKQVATVFPGARSEEMDIRGRDMISGLPRNITISTKEIEKALVESVEYIVQAAKQVLEKTPPELSADIIDKGVMLTGGGALLHGMDTLLAEELKIPVLIAEEPMHCVARGTGIILENLDKMSSKKVQL
- a CDS encoding flagellar hook-basal body protein, with protein sequence MLKGLYTATSGMLAAQYRQDMLANNLANAQTPGYKAEQSVSRAFPTFLMEAQSISKAGTVQKQGLGSLSTAVYLQEQQTNARQGDIQETGNTTDLALLQTGLEENNAVFFAVMTENGVRYTRNGDLQVDSQGRLATAGGHLLQSTEGGPIQVDSESFSVDESGAVVVAGENRGTIEIVLADNANELEREGDGLYMLENGELPSAHGNPAIDFSIRQAAIERSNVDTASSMNAMLSAYRLFEANQKVVQAYDQSMDKAVNEVGRLT
- a CDS encoding flagellar hook-basal body protein, with product MSIGHTAAATLSQLQAKIDTISNNMANAETTGFKRRSASFADVLTSEYLNQPNENRQTPHGLRVGTGAKLAQTQIQLEQGTLRETGRALDFALTEADLFYNIETVAGTRLTRDGTFYFSPQAVGNGLELVTSDGNRVLDSDGEAIVMPGDTVSLEWRDGNLFAQLGNGGEQQVGSFALTRVLRPQTLESAGNNLYVLPELPGVSEEVEAADEHMKQNMLEQANVDLGLEMAELMETQRLLQFQARAYSFADDMAGLANNIRR
- a CDS encoding DNA-directed RNA polymerase subunit beta, with product MAQDGQTKKADEPLQQGEEPYDVETEQAAGRLDVSPSATPDKTDDPTEEREERHAADLYKRERIRLFPIWLRLIVVIVLAGACLLCGLVIGFGVIGEGENMWDVLDPDLWYRIIDNIQGD
- a CDS encoding spore germination protein, which translates into the protein MPFFLHKKKKQPTFPVLTTLAEVLQAAKQSSDFVEQVEASKDGEPIHVYYYQSLIDMERIAPNVLHPLKQVDGISNKALKEALYSTEMEQLGDAMEIEKRLLKGSVLISFKENGARQNWLVDLAYMKGREMNVPEIEFSVFGSKESFIEAVETNLALLRKRIPSSDLHMVKFVVGSETKTDVYVIYCASIANEENVQTVKQRIKGLQIDQVPDSSTILQVIQDNNYSVFPQLVDTERPDRTAGALLEGKVAVLADGAPQALLAPVTALEFIVAFEDYLLSWHTASMLRIIRIGAVLFSIFATPLYVAVLSYHPEMIPQDLFATLVVSRTAVPFPPIIEALFLEVTIELLREAGARLPTKIGQTIGIVGGIVIGTAAVEAGLTSNVLLIIVALAALASFTIPVYRMGTTIRIVRFPFILAAQIWGLIGIAIMLIFTLCHLLSLTSLGRPYMEPIYPFSFKDMKDSIIRLPISQQTMRPRFLQAKQQKRFLPKHNRQQKPDIDDGY